One region of Termitidicoccus mucosus genomic DNA includes:
- a CDS encoding DUF1015 domain-containing protein, protein MRIRSFQGLRPSPAQAAQVACVPYDVINSQEAARLAEGNPLSLLHVIRPEIDLPAGIDLHSDPVYAKAVENFRAFQEKGILQREPGRCIYLYKLRMGAHEQTGVVAVFHTDDYNRDIIKKHEKTRRDKEDDRTRITHELSANPEPVFLTYRDSSEIDALADAAVKQAPLFDFTAPDGIQHTVWRVAGGADFEHAFAKIPVAYVADGHHRSASAARVGRERREANPAHTGEEDYNWFLATIFPASQLQVLPYNRLVLDLNGLASEAFLKKVRAVFTVTESASDKPAAPAHVNMYLGGKWFGLAWQTDPAADPVSQLDVSVLQEKLLAPVLGIDDPRTSKRIDFVGGIRGTGELVKRVDGGEAAVAFSMYPVTVDQLMAIADAGQIMPPKSTWFEPKLRSGLFVHTF, encoded by the coding sequence ATGCGCATCCGCTCCTTCCAAGGGCTCCGCCCGTCACCCGCCCAAGCCGCCCAAGTCGCCTGCGTCCCCTACGACGTGATCAACAGCCAGGAGGCCGCCAGGCTCGCCGAGGGCAATCCCCTCAGCCTGCTCCACGTCATCCGCCCCGAGATCGACCTGCCCGCGGGCATCGACCTGCACTCGGACCCGGTTTACGCCAAGGCGGTGGAAAACTTCCGCGCGTTTCAGGAAAAAGGCATCCTCCAGCGCGAGCCCGGGCGCTGCATCTACCTCTACAAGCTCCGCATGGGCGCGCACGAGCAGACCGGCGTCGTGGCCGTCTTCCACACCGACGACTACAACCGCGACATCATCAAAAAACACGAGAAGACCCGCCGCGACAAGGAGGACGACCGCACCCGCATCACGCACGAACTCAGCGCCAACCCCGAGCCGGTTTTCCTCACCTACCGCGACTCGTCCGAAATCGACGCCCTCGCCGACGCCGCCGTGAAGCAGGCGCCGCTCTTTGACTTCACCGCGCCCGACGGCATCCAGCACACGGTCTGGCGCGTGGCCGGCGGCGCGGACTTCGAACACGCCTTTGCCAAAATCCCCGTCGCCTACGTGGCCGACGGACACCACCGCAGCGCCAGCGCCGCGCGCGTGGGCCGCGAACGCCGCGAGGCCAACCCCGCCCACACCGGCGAGGAGGATTACAACTGGTTTCTCGCCACCATCTTCCCCGCGTCGCAACTGCAAGTGCTCCCCTACAACCGCCTCGTCCTCGACCTCAACGGCCTCGCGTCCGAGGCGTTCCTGAAAAAAGTGCGCGCCGTTTTCACGGTCACCGAAAGCGCGTCCGACAAGCCCGCCGCGCCCGCGCACGTAAATATGTATCTCGGCGGAAAATGGTTCGGCCTCGCGTGGCAAACCGACCCGGCCGCCGATCCCGTCTCGCAACTCGACGTGAGCGTGCTCCAGGAAAAACTGCTCGCGCCCGTGCTCGGCATCGACGACCCGCGCACAAGCAAGCGCATCGACTTCGTCGGCGGCATCCGCGGCACCGGCGAACTGGTGAAACGCGTGGACGGCGGCGAGGCCGCGGTGGCGTTTTCGATGTATCCCGTGACGGTGGACCAGCTCATGGCCATCGCCGACGCCGGCCAGATCATGCCGCCGAAAAGCACGTGGTTCGAACCCAAGCTCCGCTCCGGCCTGTTCGTGCACACATTCTGA
- a CDS encoding cupin domain-containing protein, protein MTALKYLSLPLICLFAVSAFAEVKPSVEVQKLAQSEKMWDGTPLPAYPSGQPEITVIKVTIPPHGTLAWHKHPSINAGYLLSGTLTVISEDGKQLVLKPGDALIELVDKYHCGRNDGDDPVEIVVFYAGKHGVPLSVARQGSANYGSRESCAH, encoded by the coding sequence ATGACTGCCCTGAAATACCTGTCGCTGCCCCTGATCTGCCTGTTTGCCGTTTCTGCCTTTGCTGAGGTCAAGCCGTCGGTCGAAGTGCAAAAACTGGCCCAGTCCGAAAAAATGTGGGACGGCACCCCGCTGCCCGCCTACCCTTCGGGCCAGCCGGAAATCACCGTCATCAAGGTCACCATCCCGCCGCACGGCACCCTGGCCTGGCACAAACATCCTTCCATCAATGCCGGTTATCTCCTGTCCGGCACGCTGACCGTCATCTCCGAGGACGGCAAACAACTGGTGCTAAAACCCGGCGACGCCCTGATCGAACTGGTGGACAAATACCACTGCGGCCGCAACGACGGCGACGACCCGGTGGAAATCGTAGTCTTCTACGCGGGCAAACACGGCGTCCCCCTGTCGGTCGCCCGCCAAGGGAGCGCAAACTACGGCTCCCGCGAGAGCTGTGCTCATTGA